One Setaria italica strain Yugu1 chromosome I, Setaria_italica_v2.0, whole genome shotgun sequence DNA window includes the following coding sequences:
- the LOC101783264 gene encoding uncharacterized protein LOC101783264 isoform X2 gives MKTKTSRSLQRSGRGNHVQGEGTNWVLVAGGILLSTLSVRLGCKLKQLFDGKQENNTSKAKRRPEACERHSDLYRFSDQTDCYYCISDGGVEVKQAPVSPVPKSVEPSLPLVKIPAPEPSKENSGVMWISSPDRLEDPRRPFHYSNSSGSPSVSESGSDIYSKREVIQKLRQHLKKRDEMIMEMQAQIADLKNSLNIQVTQSTNLQSQLDAANRDLFESEREIQHLRKIIADHCVAEALAHEKPLQAGHWQSDATNGHSNGYADGSIDDADLHCVGMEKRKGEVERVEMLKKEVVELKEVIEGKDFVLQSYKEQKVELCSKIRELQEKLSAQVPNIL, from the exons ATGAAGACCAAGACAAGTAGGAGCTTACAGAGGTCAGGGAGGGGTAACCATGTCCAAGGAGAAGGGACAAACTGGGTTCTTGTTGCAGGGGGTATTTTGCTTAGCACACTTTCAGTCAGGCTTGGTTGCAAATTAAAGCAGTTGTTCGATGGGAAGCAGGAAAATAATACTTCCAAAG CTAAAAGAAGGCCTGAAGCATGTGAGCGGCACTCGGACCTCTACCGGTTCAGTGACCAAACTGACTGCTACTACTGTATTTCAG ATGGTGGAGTGGAAGTCAAGCAAGCACCTGTAAGTCCTGTACCCAAATCAGTTGAACCCTCACTTCCACTTGTCAAGATACCTGCCCCAGAACCAAGCAAAGAGAATAGCGGTGTTATGTGGATATCCTCACCTGATCGGCTTGAAGATCCTCGAAGACCATTTCATTACTCTAACAGTTCTGGCTCTCCCAGTGTTTCAGAATCAGGGTCTGATATCTATAGCAAAAGAGAGGTCATACAGAAGCTGAGACAGCACCTCAAGAAACGTGATGAGATGATCATGGAGATGCAAGCCCAGATTGCTGATCTTAAGAATTCTCTGAACATTCAGGTGACACAGTCCACCAATCTGCAATCTCAGCTGGATGCTGCCAATCGGGATCTGTTTGAATCTGAGCGAGAGATCCAGCATCTAAGGAAGATTATTGCAGATCATTGTGTTGCAGAGGCACTGGCACATGAAAAACCTTTGCAAGCTGGACATTGGCAGTCAGATGCCACAAATGGGCATTCTAATGGCTATGCTGATGGTAGTATTGATGATGCTGATCTGCATTGTGTTGGCatggagaagaggaagggagaggtAGAGAGGGTGGAGATGCTCAAGAAAGAGGTTGTTGAACTGAAGGAAGTTATTGAGGGAAAGGATTTTGTGCTTCAGAGCTACAAGGAACAGAAGGTGGAACTCTGCTCAAAGATCAGGGAGCTGCAGGAAAAGCTCTCAGCACAAGTGCCAAACATCTTGTAG
- the LOC101783671 gene encoding pentatricopeptide repeat-containing protein At5g65560 has product MASPPPPPSPAALIAHLAAVLSSPDWRFHPSLPHLPALLAPSLPRTLLVPLSLRLAAAVARAAAPSRHLLDISLPVVLRLHALSPPPHRPLFDRPFRSLLAHFSRFALTPLMLRLFAHMHRYAPPAPTGATYNALIRALCRRGDLRRAQRYLSLMVRSGWRPDAFTFNSMIVGYCRTQQVEVAQDLFDKMPLRGFPQDVVSYAALVEGLCETGRIDEALELFREMERPDMHTYVALVKGLCDAGRGEEGLCMLQKMKELGWRPSTRAYAALVDLWCRERMVDEAEKMMEEMFDNGLAPSVVTCTAVVNAYCREGRMSRAVRVFESMKLKGCEPNVWTYNALVQGFCNEGKVYKAMALLDKMKACGVEPDVVTYNLLIRGQCIDGHIESAFRLLRLMEGDGLAADQYTCNALIDALCKDGKIDEACSSFDGLEDRGIRPNSVTFNTLIDGLCKAGKVDAAQTFLEKMISAGCSPDSYTYSPFIENLCKTKGSREGLSFIDEMLQKDVKPSTVNYTIVIDKLFKERNYGLATRMWGQMVSLGCSPDVVTYTTSVRAYCNEGRLDEAENVVMEMNRSGVNIDAMAYNTLMDGYASVGQTDHAVTILKHMTSVASMPNHFTFLILLRHLLKRRLAEHVPLKATRVWTTIELADIFELFELMKKNGVPSSARAYLIILEGFSEDRRLDEVTSLVSRMKEDSVPLNEDICTALVNCFCKLRMYPDAWALLCSMIGRGFLPNLLSYQHLLSGLTAEGQEDRAKEIFRDSRWKDYNPDEIVWKVIIDGFIRKGRSDMCHDMISTLEQMNCKLSDQTYAMLTEELSTRE; this is encoded by the coding sequence ATGGCTtcccctccgcccccgccgtcccCCGCCGCGCTCATCGCCCATCTCGCGGCCGTGCTCTCCTCGCCGGACTGGCGCTTCCACCCCTCGCTCCCGCACCTTCCGGCCCTTCTCGCGCCGTCCCTGCCCCGCACGCTCCTCGTCCCGCTCTCGCTCCGcctcgcggccgccgtcgcccgcgccgccgcgccgtcccgcCACCTCCTCGACATCTCCCTCCCCGTCGTGCTCCGCCTCCACGcgctctccccgccgccgcaccgcccgcTCTTCGACCGCCCCTTCCGCTCCCTCCTCGCCCACTTCTCCCGCTTCGCCCTGACGCCGCTCATGCTCCGCCTCTTCGCGCACATGCACCGCTACGCCCCGCCCGCACCCACGGGCGCCACCTACAATGCGCTCATCCGTGCCCTCTGCCGCCGCGGCGACCTCCGCCGCGCGCAACGGTACCTCAGCCTCATGGTCCGCTCTGGCTGGCGCCCCGACGCGTTCACGTTCAACTCCATGATCGTGGGGTACTGCCGCACGCAGCAGGTTGAAGTGGCCCAAGACCTGTTCGATAAAATGCCGCTCAGAGGGTTCCCGCAAGATGTTGTCTCTTATGCTGCACTGGTTGAAGGACTCTGTGAGACAGGGAGGATTGATGAGGCACTGGAGTTGTTCAGGGAGATGGAGCGGCCAGACATGCACACATACGTGGCCTTGGTGAAGGGGTTGTGTGATGCCGGAAGAGGGGAGGAGGGGCTCTGTATGCTGCAGAAGATGAAGGAGCTGGGATGGAGGCCAAGCACTCGTGCTTATGCAGCACTGGTCGATTTATGGTGTAGGGAGCGGATGGTTGATGAGGCTGAGAAAATGATGGAGGAGATGTTTGACAACGGGTTGGCCCCTAGTGTTGTAACGTGCACTGCTGTTGTGAACGCCTACTGCAGGGAGGGGAGGATGAGTCGTGCAGTGAGGGTATTTGAATCCATGAAGTTGAAGGGGTGTGAGCCAAATGTGTGGACATACAATGCATTGGTACAAGGTTTCTGTAACGAGGGGAAAGTGTACAAAGCAATGGCTTTGTTGGACAAGATGAAGGCATGTGGAGTAGAGCCAGATGTAGTGACTTACAATTTGCTGATTCGAGGCCAGTGCATCGATGGGCATATAGAGAGCGCTTTCAGATTACTCCGTTTGATGGAAGGAGATGGTTTAGCTGCTGATCAGTATACTTGCAATGCGCTGATTGATGCTTTGTGTAAAGATGGGAAAATCGATGAAGCTTGCTCTTCTTTTGATGGCCTAGAAGACAGAGGCATAAGACCAAATTCTGTGACTTTCAATACACTGATAGATGGGTTATGCAAGGCTGGTAAAGTCGATGCCGCACAGACGTTTTTGGAAAAGATGATCTCAGCAGGTTGTTCACCGGATAGCTATACATACAGTCCATTCATTGAAAATCTATGCAAGACCAAGGGATCGCGAGAAGGATTATCCTTTATAGATGAGATGCTGCAAAAGGATGTGAAGCCCTCAACGGTCAATTATACGATTGTAATCGACAAGCTTTTCAAGGAGAGAAACTATGGATTAGCCACAAGAATGTGGGGACAAATGGTGTCACTGGGGTGTAGTCCTGATGTAGTCACTTATACTACGTCTGTCCGTGCATATTGCAATGAAGGCAGGCTTGATGAAGCAGAAAATGTTGTGATGGAAATGAACCGAAGTGGGGTCAATATTGATGCAATGGCATATAACACTTTGATGGATGGGTATGCAAGTGTTGGGCAGACAGATCATGCAGTCACAATCTTGAAGCACATGACGAGTGTGGCTTCTATGCCAAACCATTTTACCTTTCTGATCTTGCTTAGACATCTTTTAAAGAGGAGGCTGGCTGAACATGTGCCTTTGAAAGCAACTCGTGTTTGGACAACCATAGAGCTTGCTGATATCTTTGAATTGTTTGAGTTAATGAAGAAGAATGGTGTTCCTTCTAGTGCAAGAGCTTATTTGATCATCCTGGAAGGGTTTTCTGAAGATAGAAGATTGGATGAAGTGACTTCATTGGTTTCTCGTATGAAAGAAGATAGTGTACCTCTGAATGAAGATATATGTACTGCTCTTGTTAATTGCTTTTGCAAATTGAGGATGTATCCTGATGCTTGGGCATTGCTTTGCTCCATGATTGGACGTGGTTTTTTACCGAACTTGTTGTCTTACCAGCATCTGCTTTCTGGGCTTACTGCTGAAGGACAAGAGGATAGGGCTAAAGAAATATTCAGAGATTCCAGATGGAAAGACTACAATCCTGATGAAATTGTATGGAAAGTTATAATTGATGGCTTCATAAGAAAGGGTCGCTCAGACATGTGCCACGACATGATATCCACATTAGAACAGATGAACTGCAAACTAAGTGATCAAACGTATGCAATGCTGACTGAGGAATTGTCTACCAGGGAATAG
- the LOC101784075 gene encoding uncharacterized protein LOC101784075, translating to MRVAPKVLVLVRDTAGYGAAIADALRPPPGLTRESSPLELPLGKYGLDGEKASVELLSFSDSSGSPQVTIFVVPDYKPPLAACAMNEVLELISSEATSTEQVLIVPFITRSSSYHHGMENATKASPVLHGAEIGATTDFTHLFVDGTTKPPTSLQIRTEPILCLLEMVRVLKMPTVLFVASGGQQQGKSSTVSDLEILQCVGEHLARHTNLEFSKESILERGIEKSPIIQEPWRELYG from the exons ATGCGGGTGGCACCCAAGGTGCTCGTCCTCGTCCGCGACACCGCAGGATACGGCGCAGCCATCGCCGACgctctccgcccgccgccggggctcACGAG GGAGTCCTCGCCCTTAGAGCTCCCCCTCGGAAAGTACGGCCTCGACGGCGAGAAGGCGTCCGTCGAGCTCCTGAGCTTCTCCGATTCCAGTGGCTCTCCTCAG GTGACTATTTTTGTTGTGCCAGATTATAAGCCCCCTCTTGCGGCTTGTGCTATGAATGAGGTCTTAGAACTGATTTCTTCTGAAGCTACCTCCACTGAGCAAGTTTTGATTGTCCCATTCATCACAAGATCATCAAGCTATCATCATGGAATGGAAAATGCAACAAAAGCATCACCTGTACTTCATGGTGCTGAAATAGGGGCAACAACTGACTTTACTCACTTGTTTGTTGATGGGACTACTAAACCTCCTACATCCTTGCAAATACGTACTGAACCAATATTGTGTTTGCTGGAAATGGTGCGCGTGTTGAAGATGCCTACAGTTCTTTTTGTTGCTTCTGGTGGGCAGCAGCAAGGCAAAAGCTCTACAGTTTCTGATCTTGAG ATACTGCAATGCGTAGGGGAGCACTTGGCCAGGCACACCAACTTGGAGTTCAGCAAAGAATCCATTCTGGAGAGAGGGATCGAAAAATCACCAATCATTCAGGAACCCTGGCGCGAGTTATATGGGTGA
- the LOC101782183 gene encoding uncharacterized protein LOC101782183 — translation MGCRRASSTTHLIVILAVVFLLTLDRPVAHARHLRSPSTSTAEHSSREKGSQRTRSHGVEHTKNAETVRLEKGSTGEGAAGASVVGRGGNSPAASAEKVVVARYGPRPHPKKHN, via the exons ATGGGTTGCAGAAGGGCttcttcgactactcatctcattGTCATCTTGGCCGTCGTCTTCTTGCTCACACTTGACCGTCCCGTTGCTCATGCTCGCCACT TGAGGAGCCCGTCCACGTCGACCGCCGAGCATTCGTCGAGAGAGAAAGGATCGCAACGGACGAGGAGCCACGGCGTGGAGCACACCAAGAACGCAGAAACCGTGCGCCTGGAGAAGGGATCGACGGGAGAAGGCGCGGCCGGAGCAAGCGTCGTCGGCCGCGGAGGAAACAGCCCTGCTGCGTCTGCCGAGAAGGTTGTGGTGGCGCGCTACGGGCCCAGGCCTCACCCTAAAAAACACAACTAA
- the LOC101783264 gene encoding uncharacterized protein LOC101783264 isoform X1, producing the protein MKTKTSRSLQRSGRGNHVQGEGTNWVLVAGGILLSTLSVRLGCKLKQLFDGKQENNTSKAKRRPEACERHSDLYRFSDQTDCYYCISGLADGGVEVKQAPVSPVPKSVEPSLPLVKIPAPEPSKENSGVMWISSPDRLEDPRRPFHYSNSSGSPSVSESGSDIYSKREVIQKLRQHLKKRDEMIMEMQAQIADLKNSLNIQVTQSTNLQSQLDAANRDLFESEREIQHLRKIIADHCVAEALAHEKPLQAGHWQSDATNGHSNGYADGSIDDADLHCVGMEKRKGEVERVEMLKKEVVELKEVIEGKDFVLQSYKEQKVELCSKIRELQEKLSAQVPNIL; encoded by the exons ATGAAGACCAAGACAAGTAGGAGCTTACAGAGGTCAGGGAGGGGTAACCATGTCCAAGGAGAAGGGACAAACTGGGTTCTTGTTGCAGGGGGTATTTTGCTTAGCACACTTTCAGTCAGGCTTGGTTGCAAATTAAAGCAGTTGTTCGATGGGAAGCAGGAAAATAATACTTCCAAAG CTAAAAGAAGGCCTGAAGCATGTGAGCGGCACTCGGACCTCTACCGGTTCAGTGACCAAACTGACTGCTACTACTGTATTTCAG GGCTTGCAGATGGTGGAGTGGAAGTCAAGCAAGCACCTGTAAGTCCTGTACCCAAATCAGTTGAACCCTCACTTCCACTTGTCAAGATACCTGCCCCAGAACCAAGCAAAGAGAATAGCGGTGTTATGTGGATATCCTCACCTGATCGGCTTGAAGATCCTCGAAGACCATTTCATTACTCTAACAGTTCTGGCTCTCCCAGTGTTTCAGAATCAGGGTCTGATATCTATAGCAAAAGAGAGGTCATACAGAAGCTGAGACAGCACCTCAAGAAACGTGATGAGATGATCATGGAGATGCAAGCCCAGATTGCTGATCTTAAGAATTCTCTGAACATTCAGGTGACACAGTCCACCAATCTGCAATCTCAGCTGGATGCTGCCAATCGGGATCTGTTTGAATCTGAGCGAGAGATCCAGCATCTAAGGAAGATTATTGCAGATCATTGTGTTGCAGAGGCACTGGCACATGAAAAACCTTTGCAAGCTGGACATTGGCAGTCAGATGCCACAAATGGGCATTCTAATGGCTATGCTGATGGTAGTATTGATGATGCTGATCTGCATTGTGTTGGCatggagaagaggaagggagaggtAGAGAGGGTGGAGATGCTCAAGAAAGAGGTTGTTGAACTGAAGGAAGTTATTGAGGGAAAGGATTTTGTGCTTCAGAGCTACAAGGAACAGAAGGTGGAACTCTGCTCAAAGATCAGGGAGCTGCAGGAAAAGCTCTCAGCACAAGTGCCAAACATCTTGTAG
- the LOC101782861 gene encoding uncharacterized protein LOC101782861 isoform X1, which yields MVEEKNSSQDTVQISGNVTLQNVSYEKDVMEIKLADTVDSDNYGGNFVKDVCVDEGAILHRKISEEKPVDKRSSPNFSCQMIPANSDIRYGKKDDSKKYMHELKPEAVVPVDFAPDYDNEKQHSSGKEYDLEDRTTTSCIAGDPSEKISLQELLRLESAEESRHASTINSESSEIHEEAVGQTSKDGFPDAQVALTNTSQPVSSGTSSKENTSGCSGTMSECHDAASALDVREPHKIDRYNPFIDHRLEDASEPERSIPGITDAASADSICAIDNAVNGSTGLDEVETVEPGTDAVSTSSSDIQSSGKSDDHSGSIFSKAITGAVDETAVATSSSSNTEPSNANGDNQEKCVSDGVADQIDEEHRVGSDGAVNKSSTLAQDHSVAEQTASESSKSTARIGNDNPSEPNFFGPSIMSGPLSMSGHIAYSGNVSLRSDSSTTSTRSFAFPVLQREWISSPVRMAKAERRRNRRRRAWRKGLICCKF from the exons ATggtagaagaaaaaaattcatCACAAGATACGGTACAGATAAGTGGAAACGTCACACTTCAGAATGTTTCTTATGAGAAAGATGTCATGGAGATAAAATTGGCAGATACTGTTGATTCTGATAATTATGGTGGTAATTTTGTCAAGGATGTCTGTGTTGATGAAGGGGCAATACTTCATAGGAagatttcagaagaaaaacCAGTAGATAAAAGGTCATCCCCAAATTTCAGTTGCCAAATGATCCCTGCAAACAGTGACATAAGATATGGGAAGAAAGATGATTCTAAAAAATACATGCACGAACTAAAGCCAGAAGCAGTTGTCCCAGTTGACTTTGCTCCTGATTATGACAACGAGAAACAACACTCTTCTGGTAAAGAGTATGATCTTGAAGATCGGACTACTACTTCTTGCATTGCAGGCGATCCCAGTGAGAAGATAAGCTTGCAAGAGTTACTTCGCCTCGAAAGTGCAGAAGAATCCCGACATGCAAGCACAATAAACTCCGAGAGCAGTGAAATTCATGAAGAGGCAGTTGGACAG ACTTCCAAAGATGGTTTTCCTGATGCTCAGGTTGCTTTGACAAACACCAGTCAGCCTGTCAGTAGCGGTACATCAAGTAAGGAGAATACCAGCGGTTGCTCAGGAACGATGTCTGAATGCCATGATGCAGCTTCAGCATTAGATGTGAGAGAGCCACACAAAATTGATCGCTACAATCCTTTCATTGATCATAGGTTAGAGGATGCCTCAGAGCCTGAGCGCTCTATACCAGGAATCACAGATGCTGCTTCCGCAGATTCCATCTGTGCCATCGACAATGCGGTAAATGGCTCCACAGGATTAGATGAAGTTGAAACAGTTGAACCCGGGACAGATGCGGTGAGTACAAGTAGTTCAGACATTCAGTCATCTGGAAAGAGTGATGATCATAGTGGAAGTATTTTTAGCAAGGCCATCACTGGTGCAGTGGATGAAACTGCAGTTGCTACATCTTCATCCAGCAATACTGAACCTAGCAATGCAAATGGGGATAATCAAGAAAAATGCGTGAgtgatggtgttgctgatcaGATAGATGAGGAGCACCGTGTAGGCTCAGATGGTGCAGTCAATAAGAGCTCCACCCTTGCGCAAGATCATTCTGTGGCGGAACAAACGGCGTCTGAAAGTTCGAAATCAACTGCTCGCATTGGCAACGACAACCCCTCTGAACCTAACTTCTTTGGTCCCAGTATCATGTCAGGGCCACTGTCGATGTCCGGTCATATAGCGTATTCTGGCAACGTCTCTCTTCGGTCAGATAGCAGCACCACTAGCACCCGGTCCTTCGCATTTCCAGT GTTGCAGAGGGAGTGGATCAGCAGCCCGGTGAGGATGGCGAAGGCGGAACGTCGGCGCAACAGGCGGCGCCGCGCGTGGAGGAAAGGACTCATCTGCTGTAAATTCTGA
- the LOC101782861 gene encoding uncharacterized protein LOC101782861 isoform X2, with product MVEEKNSSQDTVQISGNVTLQNVSYEKDVMEIKLADTVDSDNYGGNFVKDVCVDEGAILHRKISEEKPVDKRSSPNFSCQMIPANSDIRYGKKDDSKKYMHELKPEAVVPVDFAPDYDNEKQHSSGKEYDLEDRTTTSCIAGDPSEKISLQELLRLESAEESRHASTINSESSEIHEEAVGQVALTNTSQPVSSGTSSKENTSGCSGTMSECHDAASALDVREPHKIDRYNPFIDHRLEDASEPERSIPGITDAASADSICAIDNAVNGSTGLDEVETVEPGTDAVSTSSSDIQSSGKSDDHSGSIFSKAITGAVDETAVATSSSSNTEPSNANGDNQEKCVSDGVADQIDEEHRVGSDGAVNKSSTLAQDHSVAEQTASESSKSTARIGNDNPSEPNFFGPSIMSGPLSMSGHIAYSGNVSLRSDSSTTSTRSFAFPVLQREWISSPVRMAKAERRRNRRRRAWRKGLICCKF from the exons ATggtagaagaaaaaaattcatCACAAGATACGGTACAGATAAGTGGAAACGTCACACTTCAGAATGTTTCTTATGAGAAAGATGTCATGGAGATAAAATTGGCAGATACTGTTGATTCTGATAATTATGGTGGTAATTTTGTCAAGGATGTCTGTGTTGATGAAGGGGCAATACTTCATAGGAagatttcagaagaaaaacCAGTAGATAAAAGGTCATCCCCAAATTTCAGTTGCCAAATGATCCCTGCAAACAGTGACATAAGATATGGGAAGAAAGATGATTCTAAAAAATACATGCACGAACTAAAGCCAGAAGCAGTTGTCCCAGTTGACTTTGCTCCTGATTATGACAACGAGAAACAACACTCTTCTGGTAAAGAGTATGATCTTGAAGATCGGACTACTACTTCTTGCATTGCAGGCGATCCCAGTGAGAAGATAAGCTTGCAAGAGTTACTTCGCCTCGAAAGTGCAGAAGAATCCCGACATGCAAGCACAATAAACTCCGAGAGCAGTGAAATTCATGAAGAGGCAGTTGGACAG GTTGCTTTGACAAACACCAGTCAGCCTGTCAGTAGCGGTACATCAAGTAAGGAGAATACCAGCGGTTGCTCAGGAACGATGTCTGAATGCCATGATGCAGCTTCAGCATTAGATGTGAGAGAGCCACACAAAATTGATCGCTACAATCCTTTCATTGATCATAGGTTAGAGGATGCCTCAGAGCCTGAGCGCTCTATACCAGGAATCACAGATGCTGCTTCCGCAGATTCCATCTGTGCCATCGACAATGCGGTAAATGGCTCCACAGGATTAGATGAAGTTGAAACAGTTGAACCCGGGACAGATGCGGTGAGTACAAGTAGTTCAGACATTCAGTCATCTGGAAAGAGTGATGATCATAGTGGAAGTATTTTTAGCAAGGCCATCACTGGTGCAGTGGATGAAACTGCAGTTGCTACATCTTCATCCAGCAATACTGAACCTAGCAATGCAAATGGGGATAATCAAGAAAAATGCGTGAgtgatggtgttgctgatcaGATAGATGAGGAGCACCGTGTAGGCTCAGATGGTGCAGTCAATAAGAGCTCCACCCTTGCGCAAGATCATTCTGTGGCGGAACAAACGGCGTCTGAAAGTTCGAAATCAACTGCTCGCATTGGCAACGACAACCCCTCTGAACCTAACTTCTTTGGTCCCAGTATCATGTCAGGGCCACTGTCGATGTCCGGTCATATAGCGTATTCTGGCAACGTCTCTCTTCGGTCAGATAGCAGCACCACTAGCACCCGGTCCTTCGCATTTCCAGT GTTGCAGAGGGAGTGGATCAGCAGCCCGGTGAGGATGGCGAAGGCGGAACGTCGGCGCAACAGGCGGCGCCGCGCGTGGAGGAAAGGACTCATCTGCTGTAAATTCTGA